A single Vicugna pacos chromosome 15, VicPac4, whole genome shotgun sequence DNA region contains:
- the LOC140685823 gene encoding olfactory receptor 2T29-like produces MENSTWMTNHTDMSGFILVGLFSQTEHPALLCAVIFVIFLMVLSGNSILIFLIYSSTHLHTPMYFFISQLSLMDVMYISVTVPKMLMDQVLGVNKISAPECGMQMFLYVTLAGSEFFLLASMAYDRYMAICHPLHYPVFMNHRVCLSLASGCWFLGSVDGFLFTPITMMFPFCRSRAIHHFFCEVPAVLKLSCSDTSLYEIFMYLCCVLMLLIPVTVISGSYYFILLTIHRMNSAEARKKAFATCSSHMTVVILFYGAAVYTYMLPSSYHSPEKDMMVSVFYTILTPVINPLIYSLRNKDVMGALKKMLNGSFQETVK; encoded by the coding sequence ATGGAGAACAGTACCTGGATGACCAACCACACTGACATGTCAGGTTTCATCCTGGTGGGACTCTTCAGCCAGACAGAGCACCCAGCTCTCCTTTGTGCAGTCATTTTTGTGATTTTCCTGATGGTCTTGTCTGGAAACAGCATCCTGATCTTTCTGATATACTCCAGCAcccacctccacacccccatgtacttttTCATCAGCCAGTTGTCTCTCATGGACGTGATGTACATTTCCGTCACCGTGCCCAAGATGCTCATGGACCAAGTCTTGGGTGTGAATAAGATCTCAGCCCCTGAATGCGGGATGCAGATGTTCCTCTATGTGACCCTAGCAGGTTCAGAGTTTTTCCTTCTAGCCTCCATGGCCTATGATCGCTACATGGCCATCTGCCATCCTCTCCATTACCCTGTCTTCATGAACCATAGGGTGTGTCTCTCTCTGGCATCTGGCTGCTGGTTTCTGGGCTCGGTGGATGGCTTCTTGTTTACTCCCATCACCATGATGTTCCCCTTCTGCAGATCCCGGGCGATCcatcatttcttctgtgaggtccCTGCTGTATTAAAGCTCTCCTGCTCAGACACCTCCCTCTATGAGATTTTCATGTACTTGTGCTGTGTCCTCATGCTCCTCATCCCTGTGACAGTCATTTCAGGCTCCTACTATTTTATCCTCCTCACCATCCACAGGATGAACTCAGCAGAGGCCCGGAAGAAGGCCTTTGCCACATGTTCTTCCCACATGACTGTGGTCATCCTCTTCTATGGGGCTGCCGTTTATACCTACATGCTCCCCAGCTCCTACCACAGCCCTGAGAAGGACATGATGGTATCTGTCTTTTACACCATACTCACTCCTGTGATAAACCCTTTAATCTACAGTCTGAGGAATAAGGATGTTATGGGAGCTCTGAAGAAAATGTTGAATGGGAGCTTTCAAGAAACTGTAAAGTAA
- the LOC140685969 gene encoding olfactory receptor 14A16-like encodes MANVSMSITEFVLMGFSDSREGQVLHVVLFLFIYLAALVGNLLIVLLTALDQHLHSPMHFFLKTLSLLDVCFISVTVPKAIIQSLTQNSSISFLGCVAQVFLVVLFACAELTLLTVMSYDRYVAICRPLYYQVVMKKAACEQMLAASWLSGIASGLLNTSVTFSLPFCRSNFVHQFFCEIPSLLKLSCSEKFVAEIGAIIVTTSLGIVCFISILVSYIHIFSTVMSIPSVKGRSKAFSTCIPHLVVVTVFLNTGSIAYLKPVSESPSVSDLMVSVFYTVVPPTLNPIIYSLKNQDIKAAFWKMLRKTIFKYNDGNKNSNNNKGIDISFNSDKHEVKLVNCNRLPSI; translated from the coding sequence ATGGCCAATGTCAGCATGTCCATCACTGAATTCGTCCTCATGGGATTTTCAGATAGCCGGGAGGGGCAAGTCCTCCATGTCGTTCTGTTCTTATTCATCTACCTGGCAGCTCTGGTTGGCAATCTTCTCATTGTTCTTCTTACTGCTTTGGATCAGCACCTCCACAGTCCTATGCACTTTTTTCTGAAGACACTGTCACTGTTAGATGTCTGTTTCATCTCTGTCACAGTTCCCAAGGCCATCATTCAGTCTTTGACCCAAAATAGTTCCATATCTTTCCTTGGGTGTGTGGCACAagtttttctggttgttttgtttGCATGTGCAGAGTTGACATTGCTCACAGTGATGTCTTATGACCGATATGTGGCTATTTGCCGCCCCCTATATTATCAGGTTGTCATGAAGAAAGCAGCCTGTGAGCAGATGTTGGCTGCTTCATGGCTCAGTGGGATTGCCTCTGGGCTCCTGAATACATCTGTGACCTTCTCATTACCATTCTGTAGGTCAAATTTTGTCCATCAGTTCTTCTGTGAGATTCCTTCATTGCTCAAACTTTCCTGCTCAGAGAAGTTTGTTGCTGAGATTGGAGCCATCATTGTCACAACATCCTTGGGGATCGTGTGTTTTATTTCAATCCTGGTTTCTTATATCCACATTTTCTCCACAGTTATGAGCATTCCATCCGTGAAAGGCAGGTCAAAAGCTTTCTCAACATGCATTCCTCATCTTGTAGTTGTTACTGTTTTCCTCAATACAGGGTCCATTGCCTACCTAAAGCCAGTGTCAGAGTCTCCTTCTGTTTCAGACCTGATGGTGTCTGTCTTCTACACCGTGGTACCACCAACTCTGAATCCCATCATTTACAGCCTGAAGAACCAGGATATAAAAGCTGCTTTCTGGAAAATGCTGAGAAAGACCATATTTAAATACAATGATGGCAAcaaaaatagcaacaacaacaaaggcatagatatttcatttaattcagaCAAACATGAAGTCAAACTAGTTAATTGTAACAGGCTTCCTTCTATTTAA